The following are from one region of the Methanomassiliicoccales archaeon genome:
- a CDS encoding ATP-binding protein, producing MNILEDFDQERQKLKMLQRATMNLLEDVEEERQRSGPIQAALLNMLEDIEEERIKTELAKTKLEAANRELEAFSYSISHDLRAPLRAISGFSQAVLEDYAPQIDHEGQRYLMLIQDNAHRMGQLIDDLLTFSRLGRQQMTDSVIDMERMFGAVFDELAASEPDRKIGFDLKRLPNARGDEAMVRQVLVNLVSNAIKFTKTREESMIEVGFDPESGAYYVKDNGVGFDMKYVGKLFGVFQRLHSVKEFEGTGVGLALVQRIILRHGGKVWVQGTVDAGATFYFTLPSRGLT from the coding sequence GGAGCGTCAGAGATCGGGGCCCATCCAGGCTGCTCTGCTAAACATGCTGGAGGACATCGAGGAGGAGCGGATCAAGACAGAGCTTGCCAAGACGAAGCTGGAAGCGGCAAACCGGGAGCTCGAGGCGTTCTCTTATTCCATTTCCCATGACCTCCGCGCACCCCTCCGTGCCATCAGCGGTTTCTCCCAGGCGGTACTAGAGGACTATGCTCCCCAGATCGACCATGAGGGACAGAGGTACCTCATGCTCATACAGGACAACGCCCACCGCATGGGCCAGCTCATAGACGATTTGCTTACGTTCTCACGGCTGGGCAGACAGCAGATGACTGATTCGGTCATCGACATGGAGAGGATGTTCGGGGCTGTGTTCGATGAGCTTGCTGCCTCGGAACCGGATCGCAAGATCGGATTCGATCTGAAGAGATTGCCAAACGCAAGGGGGGATGAGGCGATGGTAAGGCAGGTACTGGTTAACCTAGTTTCGAACGCCATCAAGTTCACGAAGACCCGAGAGGAGTCCATGATCGAAGTGGGTTTCGATCCAGAGTCGGGCGCCTATTACGTGAAAGACAATGGGGTCGGGTTCGACATGAAATATGTCGGCAAACTTTTTGGAGTGTTCCAAAGGCTGCATTCCGTCAAGGAGTTCGAAGGCACCGGCGTGGGATTGGCGCTTGTGCAGAGGATCATCTTGCGGCATGGCGGGAAGGTGTGGGTCCAAGGGACGGTCGACGCAGGCGCCACATTCTACTTCACATTGCCATCCAGGGGATTGACATGA
- a CDS encoding response regulator: MKDKRAVEILVIEDDPNDAELIIRVLKKVKLTNNLVLLKDGEEALEFLNLNDEHPEDEDGQPKVILLDLKLPKVNGIEVLRKIKSDQRTKNIPVVIMTSSKEERDIKEAYELGVNSYVTKPINFDEFAKAVANLGMYWLLLNKSPED, from the coding sequence ATGAAGGACAAGAGAGCGGTAGAGATATTGGTGATAGAGGATGACCCGAATGACGCGGAGCTGATAATCCGTGTCCTGAAGAAGGTCAAGCTAACGAACAACCTGGTCCTGCTAAAGGACGGAGAGGAGGCACTGGAATTCTTGAACCTGAATGACGAACATCCTGAAGATGAGGATGGTCAGCCCAAGGTGATCCTGTTGGACCTCAAGCTGCCCAAGGTCAACGGGATAGAGGTCCTGCGCAAGATAAAGTCGGATCAGAGGACCAAGAACATACCGGTCGTGATCATGACCTCGTCCAAGGAAGAGCGGGACATAAAGGAGGCCTATGAGCTGGGTGTCAACAGTTATGTGACAAAGCCGATCAACTTCGACGAGTTCGCCAAGGCCGTTGCCAACCTGGGAATGTACTGGTTGTTGCTTAACAAGTCACCAGAAGATTGA
- a CDS encoding ATP-binding protein, with the protein MIRVKVVILEDNESDFELTKRELRDQMYDFTVIWAHDKVGFQNALEQRPDILLLDYSLPGFDGISALRIARERYPIMPAIIVSGAIGEEVAIDTLKAGATDYVLKQHIGRLMPAIHRALQEADRLAECKRAEDDLIKSTQKFESLFSSSSEGICLNEMVFDDTGDPVDYRIIDVNPAYEKITGISRPNAVGRLASDIFGTKNLPFLKTFANVSESGRPDSFEIFDTKIGKHLRISTFSPGKGQFANLLQDITDRKNLEAQLKQRADDLASTNAELRQFAYVASHDLQEPLRMVSTYLGLLQRRYERDMADEAQEYIRFAIQGSVRMRELIKDLLEYSRLETKVRGFYEVDMNNVVTDVLTDLCPSIEMHRARIEVDRLPTIIADDVQMKQLLSNLVGNAIKFHGPRDPVVHISAVNDPSSWTISVKDNGIGINPAYMVKIFDVFQRLHTKEEYEGTGIGLAIAKKIVERHEGKIWVESVEGTGSTFFFTIPKRS; encoded by the coding sequence ATGATACGAGTGAAGGTCGTGATCCTCGAGGACAACGAATCGGACTTTGAGCTGACCAAGCGAGAGCTCCGCGACCAGATGTATGATTTCACAGTCATTTGGGCCCACGACAAGGTGGGTTTTCAGAACGCCCTCGAGCAACGGCCTGACATACTTCTGTTGGATTATTCCCTTCCGGGATTCGATGGGATAAGCGCGCTTAGGATCGCCCGGGAAAGGTATCCGATAATGCCGGCGATCATCGTTTCCGGCGCGATCGGCGAGGAGGTTGCCATCGATACGCTGAAGGCCGGGGCAACGGACTATGTGCTCAAGCAGCATATCGGCCGGCTCATGCCGGCGATCCATCGGGCGCTTCAGGAGGCGGACCGCCTGGCCGAATGCAAGCGGGCTGAGGATGACCTAATCAAGAGCACCCAGAAGTTCGAGTCGCTGTTCTCCTCGAGCAGCGAAGGGATCTGCTTGAACGAGATGGTCTTCGATGATACAGGCGATCCGGTGGACTATCGGATAATAGATGTCAATCCAGCATATGAAAAGATCACTGGTATCTCAAGGCCAAATGCAGTGGGGCGGCTGGCCTCTGACATCTTCGGAACAAAGAACCTACCGTTCCTGAAGACTTTTGCCAATGTATCGGAATCAGGCAGACCGGATTCCTTCGAGATATTCGATACGAAGATAGGAAAGCATCTGCGGATATCGACCTTCTCCCCGGGGAAGGGACAGTTTGCCAATCTGCTGCAGGATATCACCGACCGAAAGAACCTGGAGGCTCAACTGAAGCAGCGGGCTGATGACCTGGCGAGCACGAACGCCGAACTGCGGCAATTCGCCTATGTGGCCTCACATGACCTTCAAGAGCCCCTACGGATGGTCTCCACATACCTTGGACTGTTGCAGCGCAGGTATGAGCGTGACATGGCTGATGAGGCCCAGGAATACATCAGGTTCGCGATCCAGGGTTCGGTCCGGATGAGGGAGCTGATCAAGGACCTGCTGGAATATTCCAGGCTGGAGACCAAGGTCCGAGGGTTCTATGAGGTGGACATGAACAATGTAGTGACCGACGTCCTAACGGACCTATGCCCCTCCATCGAGATGCATAGGGCCAGGATAGAGGTGGACAGACTGCCGACCATTATCGCCGATGATGTTCAGATGAAGCAGCTTTTATCGAACCTGGTCGGGAACGCCATCAAGTTCCATGGTCCACGGGACCCGGTGGTGCACATTTCCGCGGTAAATGACCCGTCGTCTTGGACGATCTCAGTAAAGGACAACGGTATCGGGATTAACCCAGCCTACATGGTCAAGATATTCGATGTCTTTCAGCGCCTGCATACGAAGGAGGAATACGAGGGGACCGGCATCGGCCTTGCCATAGCGAAGAAGATCGTGGAAAGGCATGAAGGGAAGATATGGGTCGAGTCCGTCGAAGGCACGGGGAGCACGTTCTTTTTCACCATACCGAAGAGGAGCTGA
- a CDS encoding response regulator, with protein sequence MMVKVLIVEDNPADLRIAEEMLKETGHVVEILSASDGEKAIAIICELAKGGPGSKNLILLDLKIPKVDGIEVLRKIREIKGNSRTMVAVLTGSLMPEDRVRALELKADAFLTKPMSMDEFESVTDEIKGLLASLAHPSTQ encoded by the coding sequence ATGATGGTCAAGGTCCTGATCGTTGAGGATAATCCCGCCGACCTGCGCATAGCGGAAGAGATGCTGAAAGAAACTGGACACGTCGTGGAGATCCTTTCGGCCAGTGATGGCGAAAAGGCGATCGCGATCATCTGCGAGCTGGCAAAGGGAGGACCCGGATCGAAGAATCTTATACTCCTCGACCTCAAGATACCAAAGGTCGACGGCATCGAGGTTCTCAGGAAGATAAGGGAGATAAAGGGTAACTCGCGGACGATGGTGGCGGTCCTGACCGGTTCGCTCATGCCAGAGGATCGGGTCAGGGCTCTGGAACTGAAGGCGGATGCCTTCCTCACCAAACCTATGTCGATGGATGAATTCGAGTCGGTCACCGATGAGATAAAGGGCCTGTTGGCCTCTTTAGCACATCCATCAACTCAATAG
- a CDS encoding AsnC family transcriptional regulator, translating to MDETDLALCRSLLMNSRMSYSELGKNMGLTPQAVHRRVQALIDAENITGTGTFLTLKAQGRMWVVIFGWSRAPSMDEVATALKRENDVAVFFIASGNYVYIHGGVRDTNDMSSFVTKVQRLAQIHDAQVGILPSPPSTTKDALSRLDLRLVKSLQNDARRSISEVADEVGVSVKTAKKRLDRLIGEDLVQFSIHWSPDTQGDTITNIHLIIKEDVERDKVAFLLIKKLSAGVIRTYSFSNLPNQLIVMLWTRNVKEMQKDCRDLEEEGFFHSVVPNILRDIYYYDEHRHAILDMLLKNATPSERDRNGQ from the coding sequence ATGGACGAGACAGACCTGGCCCTCTGCCGAAGCCTTCTCATGAACTCGCGCATGTCCTACTCCGAGTTGGGGAAGAACATGGGCCTTACCCCGCAGGCGGTCCACCGGAGGGTCCAAGCCCTCATCGATGCTGAGAACATAACCGGAACCGGTACATTCCTGACCCTGAAGGCACAAGGCCGGATGTGGGTGGTGATATTCGGATGGTCCAGAGCCCCCTCGATGGACGAGGTAGCCACTGCCCTGAAGCGGGAAAATGACGTGGCGGTCTTTTTCATTGCCAGCGGCAATTATGTCTATATCCACGGTGGCGTGAGGGACACCAACGATATGTCATCGTTCGTCACCAAGGTCCAGAGGTTGGCTCAGATCCACGACGCTCAGGTGGGCATCCTCCCATCGCCACCGTCGACCACAAAGGATGCATTGTCCAGACTGGACCTGAGGCTGGTCAAGTCGCTTCAAAATGACGCTCGACGATCCATCTCCGAGGTGGCAGATGAGGTTGGTGTTTCCGTCAAGACCGCCAAGAAGAGGCTGGACCGACTGATCGGAGAGGACCTAGTGCAATTCTCCATACACTGGAGTCCAGATACCCAAGGCGACACCATAACGAACATCCACCTTATTATCAAGGAAGATGTGGAAAGAGATAAGGTCGCTTTCCTGCTCATCAAGAAACTGTCCGCCGGAGTGATCCGGACCTATTCGTTCAGCAACCTTCCGAACCAACTTATCGTGATGCTTTGGACCAGGAACGTGAAGGAGATGCAGAAGGACTGCCGTGACCTGGAGGAAGAAGGTTTTTTCCACTCCGTGGTTCCGAACATCCTCCGAGATATCTACTATTATGACGAGCACCGGCATGCCATACTCGACATGTTGCTCAAGAATGCAACCCCATCCGAACGGGACCGCAATGGCCAATGA
- the kdpB gene encoding potassium-transporting ATPase subunit KdpB, which translates to MSSKSGPQDGKWATTTDEEGHRPEKKEKRRKAISNEERKRIIKWAIWQAIVKLDPRHTIKNPVMFVVEIGSTITSILFVQALIGNGDASAPFIGLISVWLWFTVIFANYSEALAEGRGKAQADSLRKMRTTISAKKISGSYLVTKGQRPSENEYSQHPSNELRKGDLFLVTAGDIIPIDGEIVEGVASIDESAITGESAPVIRESGGDRSSVTGGTRVLSDWLVVRSVSEPGEGFIDKMISLIEGAKRQKTPNEIALNTLLIGLTVIFIVVCTTLLPFSIYSVYVSGQGSPISLTVLIALLVCLAPTTISGLLSAIGIAGMDRLIGKNVIASSGQAIEAAGDVDVLLLDKTGTITYGNRQAVHIIPVKGQTTERVAELALLASIADETPEGRSIVTLVSNKYGIKEADVADAEKKSQMQFIPFSAHTRLSGVDTSDLSIRKGASDAIANLVKTSGNQFPPQLKEEVDKIARSGGTPLVIACDSVAVGVIHLKDVVKPGMKERFAQLRRMGIKTVMITGDNKLTAAAIAAEAGVDDYLAEATPENKLKLIREYQAEGRLVAMTGDGTNDAPALAQADVAVAMNSGTQPAREAANMIDLDSDPTKLIEIVETGKQLLMTRGALTTFSITNDVSKYFAIVPAAFAATYPALSALNVMGLHAAILSAVIFNAIIIVMLIPLALRGVKYRPLTASEALRNNLLIYGVGGLLVPFVGIKLIDIVLFALGVGN; encoded by the coding sequence ATGAGTTCAAAATCTGGCCCTCAAGATGGGAAATGGGCAACGACGACAGATGAAGAAGGTCATCGTCCGGAAAAGAAAGAGAAACGTAGGAAGGCCATAAGCAATGAGGAAAGGAAACGCATCATCAAATGGGCCATATGGCAAGCGATAGTGAAGCTTGATCCGCGTCATACGATCAAGAACCCAGTCATGTTCGTGGTCGAGATTGGTAGCACCATCACATCCATCCTATTCGTCCAGGCACTAATCGGCAACGGTGACGCTTCAGCTCCTTTCATTGGTCTGATATCCGTATGGCTTTGGTTCACGGTCATTTTTGCGAACTACTCCGAGGCTTTGGCGGAGGGCAGAGGCAAGGCCCAGGCGGATTCTCTTCGGAAAATGCGCACAACCATATCCGCTAAGAAGATCAGTGGCAGCTATTTGGTGACCAAAGGACAGAGGCCATCAGAGAATGAATACTCCCAACATCCTTCCAACGAACTCAGAAAGGGTGACCTGTTCCTTGTTACTGCTGGCGACATCATTCCTATCGACGGCGAGATCGTTGAAGGTGTAGCCTCCATCGACGAAAGTGCGATCACCGGAGAAAGTGCGCCGGTTATCCGCGAATCAGGTGGCGATAGAAGTTCGGTCACTGGCGGAACCCGTGTCCTATCGGACTGGCTCGTGGTGAGGTCGGTATCGGAACCGGGGGAAGGGTTCATCGACAAGATGATATCGTTGATCGAAGGGGCAAAGCGGCAGAAGACCCCCAACGAGATCGCCTTGAACACATTGCTCATCGGCCTCACTGTCATTTTCATAGTGGTCTGCACGACCCTGTTACCATTCTCGATCTATAGTGTCTATGTCTCGGGACAGGGTAGTCCGATCTCGCTGACCGTGTTGATCGCCCTGCTGGTATGTCTTGCTCCGACGACCATCAGTGGACTGCTGAGTGCCATTGGGATTGCTGGTATGGACCGGCTCATTGGCAAGAACGTAATCGCTTCGTCTGGCCAGGCGATCGAGGCGGCGGGTGATGTTGATGTTCTGCTCCTGGACAAGACCGGGACCATCACCTATGGCAATCGGCAGGCCGTGCATATCATACCTGTTAAGGGGCAAACGACAGAGCGAGTTGCCGAACTGGCCCTACTCGCCTCCATAGCGGACGAGACACCGGAAGGTCGCAGCATAGTGACACTGGTGTCAAACAAATACGGCATCAAAGAGGCCGATGTTGCCGATGCAGAAAAGAAATCCCAGATGCAGTTCATCCCATTCTCTGCCCACACTCGCCTAAGCGGCGTGGACACCAGTGATCTTTCCATACGCAAGGGGGCCTCAGATGCCATAGCCAATCTGGTAAAGACATCTGGTAATCAATTTCCTCCTCAACTCAAAGAAGAGGTAGACAAGATTGCCCGGTCCGGTGGAACACCACTGGTAATTGCCTGTGACTCGGTCGCCGTGGGCGTGATCCATCTCAAGGACGTTGTAAAACCAGGCATGAAGGAAAGGTTTGCCCAGCTCCGCCGAATGGGCATAAAGACGGTTATGATCACTGGGGACAACAAGCTCACTGCTGCCGCCATCGCCGCCGAGGCGGGAGTGGATGATTATCTGGCCGAAGCGACACCAGAGAACAAACTGAAATTGATCAGAGAGTATCAGGCGGAAGGGCGGTTGGTTGCCATGACCGGGGATGGCACCAACGACGCCCCTGCGTTGGCCCAGGCCGATGTGGCGGTGGCAATGAACAGCGGCACCCAGCCGGCCAGGGAGGCGGCGAACATGATCGATCTGGACAGCGATCCTACGAAATTGATCGAGATCGTAGAGACCGGTAAGCAACTTCTTATGACCCGAGGTGCCCTCACCACATTCAGCATCACCAATGACGTTTCAAAGTACTTCGCCATCGTTCCCGCGGCCTTCGCCGCGACCTATCCGGCATTGAGCGCCTTGAACGTGATGGGTTTGCATGCAGCCATTCTTTCCGCGGTCATATTCAATGCCATAATCATAGTAATGCTGATCCCGCTCGCCTTGCGGGGGGTCAAGTATAGGCCATTGACGGCATCCGAAGCGCTTCGCAACAACCTCCTGATCTATGGAGTGGGCGGACTTCTCGTGCCTTTCGTCGGCATCAAACTTATCGATATCGTCCTGTTCGCATTGGGGGTAGGTAATTGA
- the kdpA gene encoding potassium-transporting ATPase subunit KdpA codes for MTNPGASRGIEPFMARLHSLIAMTKRHLQPAIVIFIILMLITGIAYPLLVTGIAQMVFPHQANGSQIEVNGTVVGSGLIGQPFNDTKYFWGRLSATTGFSYNASLSSGTNYGPNNPSLDQMVQDRIDALHIADPNNTLPIPSDLVTASGSGLDPDISVASAFYQLNRVAMTRNMNQSVVQGLIDTNTQDRQIGILGEKTVNVLELNLALDVLQAKGGGGTYDQSAPSPSVHTTDDRVLGMTPVSWAFIAIFVVLLVTMTYWTSKLITVVYEEKPGVIIRTIGKLESYIYRPAKMDGREMGWKEYALAMVIFNLIGFLFLFLVIMSQQYLPLNPQNLGPVSPDLAFNTAVSFVTNTNWQSYSGETTMSYFTQMIGLTVQNFLSAAMAVAILMALIRGIRRRSTKTLGNFWVDITRATLILLPLSLILALILVSQGVPQTLNGPIVGHLVQPVTDYGGNMVTTQTIPIGPVASQEAIKMLGTNGGGFFNTNSAHPFENPTPFSNLMEVIGLLLVPISLVLVFGNMVKDRRQGMAILVAMAVIFTVFLGLCIWAESTGNPALTKLGVSQTFTGIQPGGNMEGKEVRFGVVSSALFAVSTTATGCGAVNSMHDSFSSLGGMVPLFLIQFGEVVFGGVGSGLYGMLVFVLIAVFIAGLMIGRMPDYLGKKIGPYEMKMCTIIILIPIVTILTGAAIAVMIPEGRAGVLNPGPHGFTEILYAFSSAAGNNGSAFAGLSANSLFYNISLGLAMLIGRYPVAILTLALAGALAEKKIVPVSSGTLPTHTPLFISWLIGVVALIGALSFFLTLVLGPIVEYLIWGG; via the coding sequence TTGACCAACCCGGGCGCATCGAGAGGCATCGAGCCCTTCATGGCAAGACTGCATTCCCTGATCGCCATGACCAAGCGACATCTCCAACCGGCCATCGTTATATTCATAATCTTGATGCTGATCACCGGCATAGCCTATCCTCTACTGGTGACTGGCATTGCACAGATGGTCTTCCCCCACCAGGCCAACGGAAGCCAGATCGAGGTGAACGGTACAGTCGTAGGGTCTGGCCTCATTGGCCAGCCGTTCAACGATACCAAGTATTTCTGGGGGAGACTATCGGCGACAACCGGCTTCTCTTATAATGCCAGTTTATCGAGCGGAACAAACTACGGTCCCAACAATCCATCGCTGGACCAGATGGTTCAGGATCGGATCGACGCATTGCATATCGCCGATCCTAACAACACTCTTCCTATACCATCAGACTTGGTTACGGCATCCGGCAGCGGATTGGATCCAGACATAAGCGTCGCCAGCGCCTTCTACCAACTTAACCGGGTCGCCATGACCAGAAACATGAACCAAAGCGTCGTTCAGGGTCTTATCGATACCAATACGCAAGATAGGCAGATCGGTATCTTGGGCGAGAAAACGGTCAACGTCCTTGAACTCAATTTGGCCCTTGACGTGCTTCAAGCCAAGGGGGGCGGAGGAACATATGATCAATCGGCCCCTTCTCCCAGCGTTCACACCACTGATGATCGGGTCTTGGGAATGACACCGGTCAGCTGGGCTTTCATTGCCATCTTCGTTGTCCTGCTCGTCACAATGACGTACTGGACTAGCAAGCTGATAACTGTAGTCTATGAGGAAAAACCCGGCGTCATTATCAGAACCATAGGCAAGCTGGAATCATACATCTATCGGCCCGCCAAAATGGATGGACGTGAGATGGGTTGGAAGGAATATGCCCTGGCTATGGTCATCTTCAATCTCATCGGGTTTCTTTTCCTGTTCCTCGTAATAATGAGCCAGCAGTATTTGCCTCTCAATCCTCAGAACCTTGGCCCCGTATCGCCTGATCTGGCGTTCAACACTGCAGTCAGTTTCGTCACCAACACCAATTGGCAGTCATATTCGGGCGAGACGACGATGAGCTACTTCACCCAAATGATCGGGCTAACGGTCCAGAACTTCCTTTCCGCGGCTATGGCGGTCGCAATTCTGATGGCATTGATCCGTGGTATTCGCCGCAGGTCGACTAAGACTCTCGGCAACTTCTGGGTGGACATAACCCGGGCGACGCTCATTCTCCTACCCCTGTCTCTGATCCTCGCCCTGATCCTGGTATCTCAAGGCGTCCCTCAGACGCTCAACGGTCCGATAGTTGGGCACCTGGTTCAACCTGTGACCGATTATGGCGGTAACATGGTGACAACGCAGACCATACCCATCGGGCCGGTCGCCTCCCAAGAAGCGATCAAAATGCTGGGCACCAACGGAGGTGGGTTCTTCAACACCAATTCAGCGCATCCATTCGAAAATCCGACGCCTTTCTCCAACTTGATGGAGGTGATCGGACTTCTTCTTGTCCCAATTTCCCTCGTCCTTGTCTTCGGCAACATGGTTAAGGACAGAAGGCAAGGCATGGCGATCCTGGTCGCCATGGCGGTGATATTTACGGTCTTCCTCGGCCTTTGTATATGGGCAGAATCGACCGGCAATCCCGCTTTGACAAAGCTGGGGGTCTCCCAGACCTTCACCGGGATTCAGCCGGGCGGTAACATGGAGGGCAAGGAGGTGAGGTTCGGTGTGGTGTCCTCAGCCTTATTTGCCGTATCGACGACAGCCACCGGTTGCGGTGCGGTCAATTCGATGCACGATTCATTTTCGTCGTTAGGAGGCATGGTTCCGCTCTTCCTAATCCAGTTCGGGGAGGTGGTGTTCGGAGGCGTGGGCTCTGGCCTCTACGGGATGCTCGTTTTCGTCCTCATCGCCGTGTTCATAGCCGGCCTCATGATTGGCCGTATGCCCGACTACTTGGGCAAGAAGATCGGCCCCTACGAGATGAAGATGTGCACCATCATCATCCTGATACCGATAGTCACGATATTGACCGGTGCGGCCATCGCCGTCATGATACCCGAGGGGCGGGCGGGAGTCCTAAATCCCGGACCTCATGGCTTCACCGAGATCCTGTACGCGTTCAGTTCTGCGGCCGGCAATAACGGTAGTGCTTTCGCTGGTTTGTCGGCCAATAGTCTGTTCTATAACATATCCCTGGGGCTAGCGATGCTCATTGGACGTTACCCCGTGGCAATACTGACATTGGCCTTGGCAGGTGCGCTGGCCGAGAAGAAGATCGTTCCGGTGAGCTCAGGCACATTACCCACCCACACCCCATTGTTCATCTCATGGCTGATAGGCGTCGTCGCCTTGATAGGTGCACTAAGCTTCTTCCTGACCCTGGTGCTTGGACCGATCGTCGAGTACCTCATATGGGGGGGATGA
- a CDS encoding DUF4118 domain-containing protein, with protein sequence MAENDGRPNPDELLKQVEAEERKQSRGKLKVFLGYSAGVGKTYTMLEEAQRQKEAGIDVVVACVESHGRRETEELLAGLESIPLLELEYHGIKIREMDLDAVLIRDPQLVLVDELAHTNAPGSRHAKRHKDVQEFLDAGIDVFTTLNIQHLESLNDAVEQISGIQVRETIPDSVLDQANEIKIVDLPPKELIQRFKEGKVYVPEQVGVALDNFFNEGNLIALREMTLRRAAEHVDEQMLAYMQTRSIPGPWPVGERLLICIGNSQTLNDRVVRTGKRLADELKAEWIAIYVETPAHNRLSRKARHEALRGIELASSLGAKTVTSFAISISDEVVRYAKKNNVTRIIVGHPVHARWRERIFGSVADQIVRMSGAIDLLIISELKPYSGDQEKEDGLQTPIFKRKPYWYSLWLVLVISIFCTLIKTFISPTNVVMFFLIGVVVAAVSWGLRPAIFTAAMSVVAFDFFFVPPTLTFRVSDSEYLITFGAFLFVGVVISFLVVRARDFAMATQRREEYTATMYALSLDLASSKETNDILEVVASHVSRACHCKSAFLIPSNGKLRVAYISEGLNLDEKDMTAAEWTFKAGSTAGKDTDTLSTALLRYYPLRTVNGVIGVMGIMSDIHEELIKMEQERLLQSFASQAAIALERGQLWDQVCKTKGP encoded by the coding sequence ATGGCGGAGAACGATGGGAGGCCCAATCCAGACGAGCTGCTCAAGCAGGTGGAGGCAGAGGAGCGCAAACAGTCAAGGGGAAAGTTGAAGGTGTTCCTGGGCTACTCCGCTGGCGTAGGGAAGACGTACACGATGCTCGAGGAGGCCCAGCGTCAGAAGGAGGCGGGAATCGACGTTGTGGTAGCCTGCGTTGAATCCCACGGCAGGAGGGAGACCGAAGAACTACTTGCCGGTCTTGAGTCCATCCCACTTTTAGAGCTCGAATATCACGGCATCAAGATTCGGGAAATGGATCTGGACGCCGTGCTCATTCGTGATCCTCAGCTCGTGCTCGTGGATGAACTCGCTCACACCAATGCTCCTGGCTCAAGGCATGCGAAGCGCCATAAGGACGTACAGGAATTTCTGGATGCGGGCATAGATGTCTTCACTACGCTTAACATTCAACATCTGGAAAGTTTGAACGACGCGGTCGAGCAGATATCCGGGATACAGGTAAGGGAGACGATTCCAGATTCTGTCCTAGACCAGGCCAACGAGATCAAGATCGTGGACCTTCCCCCCAAAGAATTGATACAGCGGTTCAAAGAGGGTAAGGTCTATGTCCCCGAGCAGGTAGGAGTGGCTCTGGATAATTTCTTCAACGAAGGTAACCTCATTGCTTTGCGAGAGATGACGCTGCGGCGCGCGGCTGAGCATGTTGACGAACAGATGTTGGCCTATATGCAGACCCGTTCGATCCCAGGTCCTTGGCCGGTAGGTGAGCGGCTTCTTATCTGTATAGGTAACAGTCAGACCCTTAATGACCGAGTGGTGCGCACGGGAAAGCGACTGGCGGATGAGCTCAAGGCAGAATGGATCGCCATATATGTTGAGACCCCTGCGCACAATCGATTGTCCCGGAAGGCCAGGCATGAGGCTCTGAGAGGGATAGAACTCGCTTCGTCGCTGGGTGCTAAGACAGTGACTAGTTTTGCCATCTCAATCTCTGATGAGGTGGTTCGATACGCGAAAAAGAATAACGTAACGAGGATCATTGTGGGACATCCTGTCCATGCCCGCTGGAGAGAACGGATCTTCGGCTCTGTCGCAGATCAGATCGTCCGAATGAGCGGGGCCATCGATCTGCTTATAATCAGTGAACTGAAGCCATATTCAGGGGATCAGGAAAAGGAAGATGGCCTTCAAACGCCCATATTCAAACGCAAACCCTACTGGTATAGCTTATGGCTCGTGCTTGTCATTTCCATATTCTGCACCCTCATCAAAACATTCATCTCCCCAACCAACGTGGTCATGTTCTTTCTCATTGGTGTGGTAGTGGCAGCTGTCAGCTGGGGCTTACGACCAGCGATATTCACTGCGGCAATGAGCGTCGTAGCCTTTGATTTCTTTTTCGTCCCACCGACATTGACCTTTCGAGTATCTGATTCAGAATATCTCATCACGTTCGGTGCGTTCCTTTTCGTCGGCGTGGTCATCAGCTTCCTGGTCGTCCGTGCCAGGGATTTCGCCATGGCCACTCAGAGAAGAGAAGAATATACTGCCACCATGTATGCCCTGAGCCTTGACCTTGCTTCTTCAAAGGAGACCAATGATATTTTGGAAGTTGTCGCCTCCCATGTATCGAGGGCCTGTCATTGTAAGTCCGCTTTTCTAATCCCGTCGAATGGTAAACTTAGGGTGGCATACATCAGTGAGGGCTTGAACCTCGACGAGAAGGACATGACCGCTGCCGAGTGGACTTTCAAGGCCGGATCGACTGCTGGAAAGGATACCGATACACTATCCACAGCCCTTCTTAGGTACTATCCTTTGAGGACCGTCAACGGCGTTATTGGAGTGATGGGGATCATGTCAGATATTCATGAGGAATTAATTAAAATGGAACAGGAAAGATTATTGCAGTCTTTTGCCAGCCAGGCGGCAATCGCTCTGGAGCGGGGGCAACTATGGGACCAGGTGTGTAAAACAAAGGGGCCGTAA